The Lutra lutra chromosome 7, mLutLut1.2, whole genome shotgun sequence genome segment AGAATACCAGCATTCAAGGGATACCTGTGAAATAGGCAGTATAGAGCCCAGCCTATAACGCAGgcttatttcaattttaaattctgtatagctcatggggcgcctgggtggctcagtgggttaagccgctgccttcggctcaggtcatgatctcagggtcctgggatcgagccctgcatcgggctctctgctcagcagagagcctgcttcctcctctctctctctgcctgcctctctgcctgcttgtgatctctgtctgtcaaataaataaataaataaaatcttttaaaaaaaaattctgtatagcTCAGTAGTCCAGGACCATAGGGTCTGTGACTTTTCATGGAGATTAAAATTCTTGACTGGGCACTGGAAAAGAAGGATCAGAGAATTTCATGGTCTGTGGCATGAGCTTGAACTAACCACCATCAGTGGGAAAGAGCAACAAGAGGAAGGGCAGTTAAAGGATCAGACCGCTATCCACACAAACCTATTTCCTGCcttgggggctccatctcagtcTTGATATTTCACTTCCTACCTAGGGCTACCTGGATGCTGGTCCCTGTGGCATGATATCTTACCTAGGAGCCATCACCATCTTGCAGACCCTATCCAATGACACAGCTGCTCTATAAATCAGGATATTAGTAAGCCCTCTTTAAGCCTTGGGACTCTGGAGGCCATAGAATCTTCTCTAGCCCCTCTTGGGCCTTTGAGAGACACATGGACATGCTTTAGAGTCACTCAGAACAATGACACAGTCTTCTGACATTTGATTCCCTGACCAAATGGGGCCTGTCTTCCAATGTCAAGGCAAAGCCACTAGCAGACTgatcaagtaatttttttctttatctttttggttTCCTGAAAAGAGTGATCTCAGATCCCTCTGCATATACCATGTGGAACTCTATTCATTATCTTTTCAGTCAGTGGTTTTTAAAGGACTTTCCTTGCAACCCCCTCTAGGTGGTACTAGGAGAAGATGAAGCAAAAGGAACTTCAGCCCCAACCCCACGCCCCACCTTTCTGGTTTCAGTCAGAGCAGTTCTGTCTCTCATTTTTTAGCTTCATCCTAATATTTTTGTTAGAACAAGAGATTCCACAGCTTTTTTAAAAGGTTCGGAAACCAGTGATCTGTTCCAAAAGCACTATTTTGTGGCTAACATTCCCAGAAGTGAAGGACACTCACCGACTGTACTCTCACCACATCAGACGGGCACTTCCTCTAAGATTCCAGCCACAAGTACATTACATATCCCTTCCCCCTTGAGATCACTGAGCAGTAATCctctggagaggaggcagggttCTGTTGAAACATATTCTGCCCATCCCATTTAACCACAGCCTCCACCCTCCTCACAGACACAGCACTGACAGACACTTTAGGGTCCCTGGGCAGCCTAGGCTGAATCCCACACCATCCAGATAAAATATGGACACATACATAACCCTACTGGAAAGTCTGTCCACTGCTAACTCCAGGCagtctgttcttccttttctttgccaCACTCAGTCTATGACCCTCACCAGCCTTGTCTTCCTTGGACTCAGGATCCAAGGATCCCCACTGGCCTAGCCCAAATTGTCAAGGAGTAAAGGAGTTTAGGATGGGTTTTCTTGGGCTCCAGGATCTGAAGGTGAAGCCTGAAACCAGATTCTCAccactcctctccccacttccgTTGCCTGCATGAAGCCACATCCTATTTCAGAGATTTATGTTGGTGCAGAAAGGAGCAGGACTTTGACACCAGGTCCTGTGACCTGGACCCCTCTATCCTGGGTTCCTGAGAGTCTCCTGAGGCCTGACTTGCTAGATGTGTGGCTAAGCCCTGGTTTCCAGCCCCAGCTCTCCAGCTTTCTCCAAGGAACACTctcccagaggaagagggaacaaaGGGAGGGATCAGACTTGTTCTCAGGGGCCATCCAAGTCTACAGGCAGAACTTGTCCTTCCACAGTGTGAACACCTGGGGAAGGATCAGGGCAGAGCAcaagggaaggcagagagggggcagaagggtCACCGAAGGCCCTGGAAGCTCAGTTGGGGAATGAAGCAGTGGAAGTGGGAGTTAAGGAAAGGGGTCAAGGGCTTAGCAATTGTAGGGGGGGGGGAATTCTAATGTTGGAGGCTCAGGAACCCAAGCTTCCTGCCCTCTTTAGGCCTTTGGGAGGAGCACCCAAGTTGAGTTTGGTGCTAGGCTTAGAGATTCATCATTCCCAGGGCTCAACATCTGGGAATGAGGCAGTATGATGAGACAACTGTTTTCTGTGCTGTTTTTTGTCCCAGAGCCCTCCTTGATTTGAGCAGGAAGGGGCATTGATGGTGCTGCCATCAGCCTGACTAGCAAGgttgtgctttttttctcctaGTCCAATCTGAATACAAAGACGTTCTCTGAGGACACACCCCCCAATAGGGCTAAAATGGTCCAAAACTGCCTTTCCCAAACTTTCAGAACAGAAAgctcaaaaatacaaaagatgcATATAGGGCTGTACCAACCAAAGACATCACTGAATCACTTTCCACAAGAGCAGCAATCAGTCTTTCTTGTTCCTTCCCGAGACCCAGGTTTTCATGGTGGATCTGGGTTGAGTTCTTTTCCTCCAGATCTGTCTGTAGATCATCCTGCTCCTCAAAGAAACCCAACGTTATAGCCCCAGGGCCTTCTTACTCCCTATACCTCTTCCCAGAGCTGGGGTAAGCTATCTTAGGAAGGTAGTCCAAGAGGACTTAGGGTCTCCAGATCACTCCTGAATTTGTCCCCAGAGGACCGAAAGCTGTTTGTGGGGatgctggggaagcagcagggtgAGGAGGACGTCAGACGCCTGTTCCAGCCCTTTGGCCATATCGAGGAGTGCACCGTCTTGCGAAGCCCTGATGGCACCAGTAAAGGTGACTTGAGCTGACCCTGGGAATTCCTGCCTCATTCTGGGCCGCATGACCCTTTGGCCCctgtggactgagccacccaatccTTCTATTCTGCCCCAGGCTGTGCCTTTGTGAAGTTCGGGAGTCAGGGGGAAGCTCAGGCAGCTATCCAGAGTCTGCATGGCAGCCGGACCATGGCGGTGAGGGCGGGCACCCGGGGCCCAGGGTGAGGCCAGTGGGGTGGGGACGGGCTTTTCCTCCCCACGTGCGATCAGTGCCCCAGCAAAGAGCCTAATGGGCGAAGCGCTTGGCCTCgggccagggctggggtctgGACTGGTCACGGCGGCCTCCCCTGCCCTACCCAGGGCGCCTCGTCCAGCCTCGTGGTCAAACTGGCGGACACAGACCGGGAGCGCGCGCTACGGCGGATGCAGCAGATGGCCGGCCAGCTGGGCGCCTTCCACCCTGCACCGCTGCCGCTGGGAGCGTGCGGAGCCTACACCACCGCGGTAGGTGCCTGACACCAACCCCCTGCTTCCCGGGGTACAGGGGCCTGTGTGCGCCTGTGGGCCCGCCCCGGAGGAGGCTGGGAGCCGGGGCACCTGCCCACCGCTGGTCCTACACACCTGTCTTTCTTCCCTCCCAAAGATCCTGCAGCACCAGGCGGCCCTGCTGGCAGCGGCACAGGGCCCAGGCCTAGGCCCGGTGGCCGCAGTGGCGGCCCAGATGCAGCACGTGGCGGCTTTCAGCCTGGTGGCTGCGCCGCTGTTGCCCGCCGCAGGTACTGTGCTCAGGAGCTGGGCGGTGGCTGGGACCCCGCAAAGCAGGGCTGTGGCCTGACTCTCCGAcctcctctgcctccagcagCCAGCTCCCCGCCTGGCGGTGGCCCAGGCTCGCTTCCGGGTCTGCCAGCGCCCATCGGGGTCAATGGATTTGGCCCCCTGACTCCCCAGACCAACGGGCAGCCGGGCTCTGACAGTCTCTACAATAACGGGCTCTCCCCTTACCCAGGTGGGCCCTCCGCTCCGCCCAAATCTCCCCAAAATGGAGTGGGGAgcggggggagcggggggaggcGGCTACGGCCTTGGGAAGGGACTCCTCTTTCCCTGCTGCCTCTCACAACGGTCGCTCCACCTCCCCACCCGCCTGCCTTCACCGTGGGCCCCgcgcccctctctccccagcccagagccctggcGTGGCTGACCCCCTGCAGCAGGCCTACGCTGGGATGCACCACTACGCAGGTTTCACTTGGCGCTCCGCGGCCTGGGGGGTTTGAAGGGctccagaaaggaagagggagatttttggggtggggggtggttaggCTCTCTTTGAGTcgaccctcccatccccccacccctgggcccaGGATGACTTCTCTAAGGGGATTTACTTGGACTGGGCTGAATTGGTCCAAGGTGGCCAGGCAAATGGGGACATGCTTGGTTGGGGGAATGGCTTCTGGGGGTCACTGCTCACTGCCCACTCCCACCTCTGTCTCCAGCAGCCTACCCATCGGCCTATGCCCCAGTGAGCACAGCTTTCCCCCAGCAGTCTTCAGCCCTGCCCCAGCAGCAAAGAgaaggtgaggggcagggggctggagaTCAGGGCCTGGTGGGGCTCTGCTCAGGGTCTCTCCCCTGAACCAGTCTGTTGCCCTTCCTGCAGGCCCAGAAGGTTGTAACCTCTTCATCTATCACCTGCCTCAGGAGTTTGGTGATGCAGAACTCATACAGACATTCCTACCCTTTGGAGCTGTTGTGTCTGCCAAAGTCTTTGTAGACCGAGCCACCAACCAGAGCAAATGCTTCGGTGAGCTGAGGCCCATCCACGGGCCTCTCCCACTCCTAACTTTGAGATTCACTGCAGACCCTAAGCTTGTCTGTCCATAAGTCAATGGCTCCCAGAGACTGAGCGTATGGCAGAAAGCAGGCTCACAGACCAGTGACTAGGCTAAGCCCAGCCCAAGAACAAGTCTATTTCAGGTTCACCCAGAAAAGTCAGGTGTCTGGAAGACGCTCAAGCAAGTCAGGCTTCAGAGTCTAGAAGGGCAGGAAGAGTAGGAATCTGAGGCGAGAGGTCCCCTCCAATCCCAGCTGCAGTTTAGAGGACCAGAATGGGTgctgaagagggagagaatacaACCGCTACCAGGGAAAAAACAGGGAGACACTCCACCAGTACACTCctcaccctcccacacacactcaGAGTTGCCTTGCAAGAATTACACCTGTAGGAGACTCAGGCCGTTTGCCTATGTAtgactgtgtgtttgtgtgtgtgtgggtgcacgTGGAAACAATGAAGGTTGGAGGGGTATATGTTTGGAACTGGCCTGAGGGGACACGGGCAGAGGGGTCTGGTCAGAGAGAATGGAGGCCCTGCCAGGCCGAGCTTCCAGCTGACCTCTCTGCCCACGCCCCCTAGGGTTTGTTAGCTTTGACAATCCAACCAGTGCCCAGACAGCTATTCAGGCCATGAATGGCTTTCAAATTGGCATGAAGAGGCTCAAGGTCCAGCTAAAGAGGCCCAAGGATGCCAATCGGCCTTACTGATCTTCTCTCACTGACCAGCCACAGAAAGGTAAGTCCAGGGGTGGACCCTAGGCAGACGGGGCCCGAGTGATGGAGGCCCTGTCAGCTTTGATGTTCCTTTTGAGATGTCAGGAGCACCCACCTCTGAAAAAGTCTGGGAGAGAAGAGCCAGAAGCTAAGGAGGGATCCTCAGTTGGAGACTTTGTGTTTCTCCTTTGGTCCAAGGATGGAGATAAATTCGACACCATCCTGCCCCCACAATCTGGGAGAGACAGTTACGGCAAGATCTAACCAGTTAGTTCTCCTCCAGAGGTGGCCACAGTAGGGAGTAGAGAAGCTgtgtgtggggaagggcaggggggtggggaatgaggcCAGAACAGTTGTGAAGGCTCATGAGTTGAGACTTTATCCTGAAGATGGTAGGGAACCATTTGGGGAGCTTATGCAAAGAGGGGATAAGATGCAGGGGCTGGGCTATTGGCAGAGAACCTGGAGATGAGGATACAAGCAAACAAGCTAAAGAAGCAGGATCTGCAGGGCCTGGGGGTGATGGGGAGAGAGATGACAAGCTCCCTTAGGTTTCTGGCAGGGCCAGCTGCCTGCACCTTCTAGAGATTTGTCATCTCCAGAGGTCCACGTGGCCCGGCCTCATTGATGCTACCCCAGGGAGCCCTTTAGGGAGGCTGAGGGGCTGGGATCATCTTCCCAAGAGGCCCCAAAGTCACTTCAGTGGACCAGGCTGCTGCCTTGACCCTGAAGCTGCTCTGTTCCTCAGGAAGAGAGGTTGAGCCACTCACCTGCGATGTCATTGCTGGGGCAAGCTGCTCTTCTTGTCTTGCCTGCCAGAGTgagttttgcctttttaaaattttctctttcctctgtcctaATCAACAAATCCCCAACAACAGAAACTGAagagtgagaagaaaggaaaggaaaagcacagAAATGCTTGAGCAGCCCTTCCTGAAGGAGCAGCCACGGATGGAGGTGGATCGGACCCCAGGCCGGCGCCTGGGGCTCAGGCCACATTAAGGATCGTTTTCATCAAGTGGGTTGTCCCGTGCCTGTGGCTTAGAGCGCAGGCTGGCAAGGCAGCTGGGGCTGGCTGAGGACTGACTGTCTAGGGGAATGAGCAGAGGGCCTTGGGGGTGCCAAGGGCTTCTCTGCAAGGGAAGCCCAGATTTACTTCTTTCAAAATCATATCATTCCTTAGAGTTTAGGGACCAAAGGACTATTgcttttttaagaatataaatatatctatataaattaaaagaaggaaacagaaaataaaaacaaaagaaaaggaaaaaaaacacaagagaaacaaaaagacagtATAGAGTCTCATACAAGTTGCCTTTAAATATCCCTAGGAGACAGGGTGAAGGAGATTCGTAAAAGCCCAGCCTAGGCAGAGGGAGGCTGTGGAAAGAGTGTTCTGTGTCTCATTCCCTCTTAaattgtgcccctccccctttttaaaataatgaaggacTTAATGTCTAGGGGTAGGCTCCCATGCAGGCAACAAAGAGAGTTATGGAAGCAGGGAACCCACAATCCCCAAACTCAGAGAATATCCCTGAAGCCAGGAGGAGCTCTGGCCTGCCCTGGCCTTTGCCATCCTGAGGGGCCCACCGGCCAGCAGGAGTGTCCTTGACAGCCTTTTCTGTGGAACCACTGCTTCCccagacaggaagaaagagggagttTTAACCACCCCAGGATTTCCCTTCCCCATCTGGATAGACAGAGGCCCTGCCTCTGGCTGAGCCGAGACACCTCCTGTTTCCCCTCACCTTGAGCCAGCCCCAGTGTCCCCTTGCTCCAGGCCACCTTCTGTCTCCAAGTCTATGTTTGCCCACCTGTAAAGTAGATTCAGGATATACCTAGAGGGCTGTGACAACAGACTTGGAAGATTTGCTACTGTATATACTGCCATTGAGAAGGGGATCATTTTCAATATGTAGAAGCTTCAGAATTTAGAGGTCCCTCTTTACCCAGGACCTGGGAGGGAAGTAGATGTTTTGCCAAAATACttcttcattcctttaaaaagtacATCTTTCCTATGCAAGAGTGTCTCACATGTGCTTATCCAAGGTGCTTCTAGATGGTGAGCAGTGTTCAGCTTAGAAGTGGTGTGTGCtctgtctgtctttgtctctctgttgTATTCAGTGGGTGCCATATAAAACTGATCAATGGTGGTGCTTCCTGCCTGCTTCTGTGAGATGGGCAAAAGATTCAGCTTAGAACACCATGACTCACCTTGCCTTGGTCAGCCTGTCCTGGGCCTGTAGGGCCTTGCACATATTTTCCCCAGGAGGTTAATTTCTCCTCCACCTCACAGACATGGATCAAAGTAGTATGGGGCCCCAGCTGTGTGGTGGGCACTCTGATCCCCAGATGTCGCTGAGGCTGGTGGCCTCTGATCTGCTATCACATCAGATAGTAAAGGAaaggatgtgggggtggggttggagggTTCCTCCTTCATAACAGTTTCTAAGAAAACTTGTTCCCACCTGTTCCTCTGTCTTTGACTCGTTTTTGGAGGGAATGGGATGAAAATAGACATGGTAATGACATCACCAGGTAATGTGTAATGTATTTCCAAATTATTTGGAAAtgtatttccaaattatttccaaTCCAGAGGAAAACAGTGTTGAGGGCATCATTACACCAGCCACCAGCACGATGCTGACACCTAGACTGATCACCCTGGACACAGGAGGACGTGTGGAATACCCACGCCTTCAAACAGATACTCACATGGCGGCAAAGAGGCCTTTCACTGCTAGGTGCTAAGCACTTTGCTAGGAGCTGGGGCTCAGGCATGTTATACATGCCCAGAGTTAGTGGGAAAGACAGACCAGTTAGGTAGTTATAACCCAAGGCCTCACAGGGTCTACGATCACAAGCAGAAGAGTATCTAATTCAGACTCAA includes the following:
- the CELF6 gene encoding CUGBP Elav-like family member 6 isoform X6 — protein: MAAAPGGSAPPAGPGPRLGFSTADSGVGMSGLNPGPAVPMKDHDAIKLFVGQIPRGLDEQDLKPLFEEFGRIYELTVLKDRLTGLHKGCAFLTYCARDSALKAQSALHEQKTLPGMNRPIQVKPAASEGRGEDRKLFVGMLGKQQGEEDVRRLFQPFGHIEECTVLRSPDGTSKGCAFVKFGSQGEAQAAIQSLHGSRTMAGASSSLVVKLADTDRERALRRMQQMAGQLGAFHPAPLPLGACGAYTTAILQHQAALLAAAQGPGLGPVAAVAAQMQHVAAFSLVAAPLLPAAASSPPGGGPGSLPGLPAPIGVNGFGPLTPQTNGQPGSDSLYNNGLSPYPAAYPSAYAPVSTAFPQQSSALPQQQREGPEGCNLFIYHLPQEFGDAELIQTFLPFGAVVSAKVFVDRATNQSKCFGFVSFDNPTSAQTAIQAMNGFQIGMKRLKVQLKRPKDANRPY
- the CELF6 gene encoding CUGBP Elav-like family member 6 isoform X1; protein product: MAAAPGGSAPPAGPGPRLGFSTADSGVGMSGLNPGPAVPMKDHDAIKLFVGQIPRGLDEQDLKPLFEEFGRIYELTVLKDRLTGLHKGCAFLTYCARDSALKAQSALHEQKTLPGMNRPIQVKPAASEGRGEDRKLFVGMLGKQQGEEDVRRLFQPFGHIEECTVLRSPDGTSKGCAFVKFGSQGEAQAAIQSLHGSRTMAGASSSLVVKLADTDRERALRRMQQMAGQLGAFHPAPLPLGACGAYTTAILQHQAALLAAAQGPGLGPVAAVAAQMQHVAAFSLVAAPLLPAAAASSPPGGGPGSLPGLPAPIGVNGFGPLTPQTNGQPGSDSLYNNGLSPYPAQSPGVADPLQQAYAGMHHYAAAYPSAYAPVSTAFPQQSSALPQQQREGPEGCNLFIYHLPQEFGDAELIQTFLPFGAVVSAKVFVDRATNQSKCFGFVSFDNPTSAQTAIQAMNGFQIGMKRLKVQLKRPKDANRPY
- the CELF6 gene encoding CUGBP Elav-like family member 6 isoform X2, giving the protein MAAAPGGSAPPAGPGPRLGFSTADSGVGMSGLNPGPAVPMKDHDAIKLFVGQIPRGLDEQDLKPLFEEFGRIYELTVLKDRLTGLHKGCAFLTYCARDSALKAQSALHEQKTLPGMNRPIQVKPAASEGRGEDRKLFVGMLGKQQGEEDVRRLFQPFGHIEECTVLRSPDGTSKGCAFVKFGSQGEAQAAIQSLHGSRTMAGASSSLVVKLADTDRERALRRMQQMAGQLGAFHPAPLPLGACGAYTTAILQHQAALLAAAQGPGLGPVAAVAAQMQHVAAFSLVAAPLLPAAAASSPPGGGPGSLPGLPAPIGVNGFGPLTPQTNGQPGSDSLYNNGLSPYPAQSPGVADPLQQAYAGMHHYAAYPSAYAPVSTAFPQQSSALPQQQREGPEGCNLFIYHLPQEFGDAELIQTFLPFGAVVSAKVFVDRATNQSKCFGFVSFDNPTSAQTAIQAMNGFQIGMKRLKVQLKRPKDANRPY
- the CELF6 gene encoding CUGBP Elav-like family member 6 isoform X4, giving the protein MAAAPGGSAPPAGPGPRLGFSTADSGVGMSGLNPGPAVPMKDHDAIKLFVGQIPRGLDEQDLKPLFEEFGRIYELTVLKDRLTGLHKGCAFLTYCARDSALKAQSALHEQKTLPGMNRPIQVKPAASEGRGEDRKLFVGMLGKQQGEEDVRRLFQPFGHIEECTVLRSPDGTSKGCAFVKFGSQGEAQAAIQSLHGSRTMAGASSSLVVKLADTDRERALRRMQQMAGQLGAFHPAPLPLGACGAYTTAILQHQAALLAAAQGPGLGPVAAVAAQMQHVAAFSLVAAPLLPAAAASSPPGGGPGSLPGLPAPIGVNGFGPLTPQTNGQPGSDSLYNNGLSPYPAAYPSAYAPVSTAFPQQSSALPQQQREGPEGCNLFIYHLPQEFGDAELIQTFLPFGAVVSAKVFVDRATNQSKCFGFVSFDNPTSAQTAIQAMNGFQIGMKRLKVQLKRPKDANRPY
- the CELF6 gene encoding CUGBP Elav-like family member 6 isoform X5, which produces MAAAPGGSAPPAGPGPRLGFSTADSGVGMSGLNPGPAVPMKDHDAIKLFVGQIPRGLDEQDLKPLFEEFGRIYELTVLKDRLTGLHKGCAFLTYCARDSALKAQSALHEQKTLPGMNRPIQVKPAASEGRGEDRKLFVGMLGKQQGEEDVRRLFQPFGHIEECTVLRSPDGTSKGCAFVKFGSQGEAQAAIQSLHGSRTMAGASSSLVVKLADTDRERALRRMQQMAGQLGAFHPAPLPLGACGAYTTAILQHQAALLAAAQGPGLGPVAAVAAQMQHVAAFSLVAAPLLPAAAASSPPGGGPGSLPGLPAPIGVNGFGPLTPQTNGQPGSDSLYNNGLSPYPAYPSAYAPVSTAFPQQSSALPQQQREGPEGCNLFIYHLPQEFGDAELIQTFLPFGAVVSAKVFVDRATNQSKCFGFVSFDNPTSAQTAIQAMNGFQIGMKRLKVQLKRPKDANRPY
- the CELF6 gene encoding CUGBP Elav-like family member 6 isoform X3, coding for MAAAPGGSAPPAGPGPRLGFSTADSGVGMSGLNPGPAVPMKDHDAIKLFVGQIPRGLDEQDLKPLFEEFGRIYELTVLKDRLTGLHKGCAFLTYCARDSALKAQSALHEQKTLPGMNRPIQVKPAASEGRGEDRKLFVGMLGKQQGEEDVRRLFQPFGHIEECTVLRSPDGTSKGCAFVKFGSQGEAQAAIQSLHGSRTMAGASSSLVVKLADTDRERALRRMQQMAGQLGAFHPAPLPLGACGAYTTAILQHQAALLAAAQGPGLGPVAAVAAQMQHVAAFSLVAAPLLPAAASSPPGGGPGSLPGLPAPIGVNGFGPLTPQTNGQPGSDSLYNNGLSPYPAQSPGVADPLQQAYAGMHHYAAAYPSAYAPVSTAFPQQSSALPQQQREGPEGCNLFIYHLPQEFGDAELIQTFLPFGAVVSAKVFVDRATNQSKCFGFVSFDNPTSAQTAIQAMNGFQIGMKRLKVQLKRPKDANRPY